CATCGCGGCCGCCATCCGCGCGGACGTCGTCGCCGGCACCCTCCCCCAGGTCTCCTGGGTCGTGGCGAACGAGGCCTTCTCCGAGCACCCCTACGCCCCGCCCGGCGACGGCGCGCACTTCGTGGACCTGGTCTACCGGGCGCTCGCCACGAACCCGGAGGTCTTCGACTCCACCGTCCTGTTCCTCAACTACGACGAGAACGACGGCTTCTTCGACCACGTGCCGCCGCCGGTCGCCCCGCCCGGCACCCCCGGCGAGTACATCGACGGCACCCCGATCGGACTCGGCTTCCGGGTCCCGATGCTGGTCATGTCCCCCTGGACGCGCGGCGGCTGGGTCAGCTCGGAGGTCTTCGACCACACCTCGGTGCTGCGCTTCATGGAGACCTGGACGGCGGCCCTGGGTACCCCGGCCGCCTGCCCCAACATCAGCGCGTGGCGCCGCAAGGTGACCGGCGACCTGACGGGCGTCTTCGACTTCGCCCACCCCGTCTACGGGATCCCCGCCGGCCTGCCCTCCACGGCGAAGGTCATCGGGCAGTCCACCTGCGGCCCGCTGCCCAACCCGGTGCCCCAGGACAACGCCCAGCCGGCGCAGGAGCCCGGGACGCGCCCGGCGCGCGCCCTGCCGTACCAGGTCAACGGCAACCTGGACCGCCTGGAGTTCGGGGCGGCCGGGAAGATCCTGGCCTGGTTCTCGATGACCAACCAGGGTGCGCAGGCCAAGCGCCCGGCGCACTTCTCGATCCACCCGCACCAGTACCGGGACACCGCCGCCTGGCAGTACACGGTGGACCCGAACGCCACCGCGACGGACTACTTCAACATCGGCCTCGGCAGCGGCTCCGGCAAGTACGACATCTCGATGCACGGGCCGAACCGCTTCCTGCGCCGCTTCATCGGCGACGCGACGAAGCCGGGGAAGTCCCTGGAGGTCGCTGCCCGCTTCGCGGTCGAGCCGGGCACCGGGAAGACGGCGATCTGGTTCAAGATGACCAACACCTCCGCCGCCGCGGCCACCTTCACCATCCGCGCGAACGCCTACCGCACGGACGGCCCGTGGACCTACACCGTCCCGGCGAACTCCTCGCGCGAGGACTACTTCAACGCGGTGGCGTACAACGACGGCTGGTACGACTTCACCGTCCTGGCCGACACCGACGGCACCTGGTCCCGCCGCTACACGGGCCACATCGAGTCAGGCACCCCGAGCATCTCGGGCTCCTGACAGCCCTCGGCCGCACGAGGCGGGGGCACGACCCGCTCACGCCCCCGCTCCGGCTCCCAGTCTGGCGCGCAGCCGGGCCAGTTCGTCCGGGGCCAGGCCGGCCGCGCGCAGGTAGGCCCCGGCGTCCAGCCCGTGCGCGGCCTCCCGGGCCAGGGCGTGGACGGTGGTACCGAGGCCGGTGACGTACTCCTCGCTCTCCGTCGAGTCGTACGGTCTTCCCTGCGCGGCGTACCGCGCGCGGACCCGCGGCTCGCTCAGCGCGTGGTCGTCGGCGATCTCCCCGGGGCTCGCTCCCGCCAGCCGCAGCAGGACCAGCGCGATGATCCCCGTACGGTCGCGGCCCAGGCCGCAGTGGAAGGCGACGCCGCCCGGCGGGGCGTCGGCGACGGCGCGGGCGACGGCCGCGACCCGGTCGGGGAAGCGTGCCAGGAAAGGCCGGAAATACGCGGGGGTGCCGAATCCCGGAGTCCCCCACCACACGTCCCAGAAGTCCCGGTGCTCGATCCCGTCGAGCGGGATCCGCAGGGTCGTCAGACCGGCCGGCCGCGGGGCGTGGTCCACCTCGCGCTCGCCGTCATTGCGCAGGTCGACGACGGTCCGCACCCCGTGGGCGGTGAGCGTGGTCCAGCCCTCGGCCGTGAGCCGGTCGAGGCTGTCGGCCCGTACGAGGGCCCCGGGCGGGAGGGTGCCGAGGCCCCCTAGGTCGCGGGCGTTGAAGCAGCCCTCCCACGCCACGAATCGACCGACGTTCGTCACGGTCATAGCCCCCCTGTCAGTACACAACGGACATTGATCACTGACGCTGCCCTGGCCTCAGGGGTTCCATCGCGGAAAGATCTGCGCATGTCGCCTGAGACCCAGCAGTGGACCCCCACCCATGGCCAGCCCTACCGGCCCGTCGCCTACCGTCCCGCGCGCATGCCCGGCCCGGAATCCCTCGCGCGCGCGGCGGAGCTGCGGGCGCGGATGGACGAGCGGCGGACCGTACGCCACTTCTCCCCCGACCCCGTCCCCGAGCAGGCCGTGCGCGACGCCATCGCCTGCGCCGCCACCGCCCCCTCCGGGGCGCACCAGCAGCCGTGGACCTTCGTCCTGGTCAAGGACCCGGTCATCCGGCAGCAGATCCGCGCCGCCGCCGAGCAGGAGGAGCAGATCTCCTACGACGGCCGCCTCGGCGACGAATGGCTCGCCGCGCTGCGCCCCATCGGCACCGACGCCGTGAAGACCCACCTCACCGACGCGCCGGCGCTGATCGTGGTCTTCCAGCAGCGCTACTGGCTCGGCCCGAACGGCACGAAGCGCAAGCACTACTACGTCGACGAGTCGGTCGGCATCGCGGTCGGCATGCTGCTGTCGGCCCTGCACCTGTCGGGCCTGGCCGCGCTCATCCACACCCCGAGCCCGATGCGCTTCCTGTCCCACGTCCTGAACCGCCCCGAGAACGAGAAGGCCTTCGCGGTCATCCCGGTGGGCTACCCCGCCGCCGACTGCGAGGTCCCGGACCTGGTCCGCAAGTCCCTGGACCAGGTCCTGGTGGAGGTGTAGCCCGCCGCAACTGGAACCGCCCCCGCTCCGGACTTGGGGGTACCGGAGCGGGGGCGGGATTCAGGGGTGGGCGGGTCAGCCCATGTGCGGGTAGCCGTAGTCGGTCGGCGGGACCAGGGTCTCCTTGATGGAGCGGGTCGAGGTCCAGCGCAGCAGGTTGGACGCCGCGCCCGCCTTGTCGTTCGTACCCGAGGCACGGCCGCCGCCGAAGGGCTGCTGGCCGACGACGGCGCCGGTCGACTTGTCGTTGATGTAGAAGTTGCCCGCCGCGAAGCGGAGCTTCTCCATCGTGTCGGCGGCCGCGTAGCGGTCCTGCGCGATGACGGCGCCGGTCAGGGCGTACGCCGAGACGTTCTCCATCTGCGCGAGCATCTCGTCGTACTTGTCGTCCTCGTAGACGTGGATCGCGAGGATCGGGCCGAAGTACTCGGTCGTGAAGACCTCGTTCTCCGGGTCGGTGCACGCGATGACGGTCGGACGGACGAAGTAGCCCTCCGAGTCGTCGTACGTGCCACCGGCGACGATCGTGCAGGTCGGGTCGGCCTGCGCACGGTCGATCGCGGCCTTGTTCTTGGCGAACGAGCGCTCGTCGATGACGGCGCCGATGAAGTTCGTCAGGTCGCGGACGTCACCCATGGTGATGCCGTCGACCTCGGCCGCGAACTGCTCCTTGAAGCCGTCGTTCCAGATCGAGGCCGGGACGTAGGCGCGCGAGGAGGCGGAGCACTTCTGGCCCTGGAACTCGAAGGAGCCGCGGGTCAGGGCGG
The Streptomyces sp. NBC_00091 genome window above contains:
- a CDS encoding phosphocholine-specific phospholipase C, coding for MTPISRRGFVGIGAGLVAGAALPAALPTTAAAAAATGTITDVKHVVILMQENRSFDHYFGRLKGVRGFGDRAAGNLPGGWGMFNQPNWGGRQYPWKLSATPAAGGADSETLAQCTGDLPHSWTSQHAAWNKGRMDNWVAGVGKTHTLGYLDRGDIPFHYGLADHYTICDAYFCSTLSATGPNRTFLWSGKIDAGSKDGGDESGLTWETYAEALQRAGMSWKVYQNAQDNYGDNGLAYFKKFTDAKPGDPLWDRGMGSVPKVTGSTPDDIAAAIRADVVAGTLPQVSWVVANEAFSEHPYAPPGDGAHFVDLVYRALATNPEVFDSTVLFLNYDENDGFFDHVPPPVAPPGTPGEYIDGTPIGLGFRVPMLVMSPWTRGGWVSSEVFDHTSVLRFMETWTAALGTPAACPNISAWRRKVTGDLTGVFDFAHPVYGIPAGLPSTAKVIGQSTCGPLPNPVPQDNAQPAQEPGTRPARALPYQVNGNLDRLEFGAAGKILAWFSMTNQGAQAKRPAHFSIHPHQYRDTAAWQYTVDPNATATDYFNIGLGSGSGKYDISMHGPNRFLRRFIGDATKPGKSLEVAARFAVEPGTGKTAIWFKMTNTSAAAATFTIRANAYRTDGPWTYTVPANSSREDYFNAVAYNDGWYDFTVLADTDGTWSRRYTGHIESGTPSISGS
- a CDS encoding tyrosine-protein phosphatase, whose product is MTVTNVGRFVAWEGCFNARDLGGLGTLPPGALVRADSLDRLTAEGWTTLTAHGVRTVVDLRNDGEREVDHAPRPAGLTTLRIPLDGIEHRDFWDVWWGTPGFGTPAYFRPFLARFPDRVAAVARAVADAPPGGVAFHCGLGRDRTGIIALVLLRLAGASPGEIADDHALSEPRVRARYAAQGRPYDSTESEEYVTGLGTTVHALAREAAHGLDAGAYLRAAGLAPDELARLRARLGAGAGA
- a CDS encoding nitroreductase family protein, which gives rise to MSPETQQWTPTHGQPYRPVAYRPARMPGPESLARAAELRARMDERRTVRHFSPDPVPEQAVRDAIACAATAPSGAHQQPWTFVLVKDPVIRQQIRAAAEQEEQISYDGRLGDEWLAALRPIGTDAVKTHLTDAPALIVVFQQRYWLGPNGTKRKHYYVDESVGIAVGMLLSALHLSGLAALIHTPSPMRFLSHVLNRPENEKAFAVIPVGYPAADCEVPDLVRKSLDQVLVEV